Proteins encoded in a region of the Devosia sp. RR2S18 genome:
- a CDS encoding GntR family transcriptional regulator, whose product MTLDLQAAESGESAAAKIEKDLRRAIIELELLPGTRLSEQEIANRLGVSRQPVREALIRLANSRLIEIRPHRGTVVARISAREMTEALFVRQAVEIAVVAKAAQSFDPWQRKRIANLLLKQEEAASGLDHAAFREHDEAFHIAIATGAGVGIAWVAIADMKTHMDRVCNMTLQSESDMERRVREHGAIMSAIDEQDVERAKSAMAEHLGSILDDLPDLETRHAGLFI is encoded by the coding sequence ATGACCTTAGACCTTCAGGCAGCGGAGAGCGGCGAAAGTGCCGCGGCGAAGATCGAAAAGGATCTTCGCCGAGCCATCATCGAACTGGAGCTGCTGCCTGGCACACGCCTGTCAGAGCAGGAAATTGCCAACCGCCTGGGGGTATCCCGCCAGCCTGTGCGGGAGGCGCTTATTCGTCTCGCCAATTCTCGCCTCATCGAAATCCGCCCCCACCGAGGAACGGTGGTGGCCCGGATCTCAGCCCGGGAGATGACCGAGGCGCTGTTTGTGCGCCAGGCAGTTGAGATCGCGGTAGTAGCAAAAGCCGCACAGTCGTTTGATCCCTGGCAGCGGAAGCGCATTGCCAATCTGCTGCTCAAGCAAGAGGAAGCTGCGTCCGGGCTGGATCACGCAGCTTTTCGGGAGCATGACGAAGCATTCCACATCGCCATTGCCACAGGAGCGGGGGTGGGCATTGCCTGGGTCGCGATCGCGGACATGAAGACGCATATGGACCGCGTCTGCAACATGACCCTGCAAAGCGAGTCTGATATGGAACGCAGGGTAAGGGAGCATGGGGCCATCATGTCAGCAATCGATGAGCAGGACGTCGAGCGCGCCAAGAGCGCGATGGCGGAGCATCTCGGCAGTATACTCGACGACTTGCCCGATCTTGAGACTCGACACGCGGGACTGTTCATCTAG
- a CDS encoding DUF6894 family protein — protein MFVIEGGQKLVDDSEHEAARSLGEMCRDRLTLGRDMQDLSIAVRDETGHQVLVASLQYSLFGDP, from the coding sequence ATGTTTGTGATCGAAGGTGGCCAAAAGCTGGTCGATGACTCGGAGCACGAGGCAGCCCGCAGCCTCGGCGAGATGTGCCGGGACCGCCTGACCTTAGGCCGAGATATGCAGGACCTCAGCATTGCGGTTCGGGATGAGACCGGACATCAGGTGCTCGTCGCTTCCCTACAGTACAGTCTCTTTGGGGATCCGTGA
- a CDS encoding methyl-accepting chemotaxis protein, with protein MFSRLSIAARIFAAFGALIVILAGIGVMGFYGVSSLAGIFSDYRQAARETLELSDYTNDLIDMRLAVDEYFRAPGSFTPEEIVAKIEDVGTIDADGYAMFEGDELALDELAKLVETATAYRQTFEGMVQSGVGTDTPAFEQLRQQAASMAQNLQTMFNHAKEMQNTLGPQAVSQVHATELLVTVIAVLGALVGIGLAIATGRWLSRSISGMTELMGELAQGNYEVGITGADKQHELGRMAQALEVFQENGRAMQLSDAEKAQRDAAAAERAETMQRFQAAFDGVIDAAVQGDFGSRINERFNDDDLDRVAGNLNTMLETTNAALAEAGQVLSALARTDLTQKMEGQYQGAFASLRDDTNAVSDKLTELVLKLRGTSRSLKVATGEILSGANDLAERTTRQAAAIEETSAAMEQLAGTVTENGQRIDQAAGRTRAAAKLADEGGKVMGEANQAMERITTSSAKISNIIGLIDDIAFQTNLLALNASVEAARAGEAGKGFAVVAIEVRRLAQSAAQASADVKKLIEESAHEVTGGSKLVALAADKLGAILTAVQENNELMMAVASASSEQTSAIAEVTTAVRQMDEMTQHNAALVEQTNAAIEQTEAQAGELDAAVAVFRVHEAAAPATAPAPSVRASAPTGIKALQEKVKGAARAYLARGNAALKQDDWSEF; from the coding sequence ATGTTCTCCCGCCTCTCCATCGCCGCCCGCATTTTCGCTGCGTTTGGTGCTCTCATCGTCATTCTCGCCGGCATTGGCGTTATGGGTTTCTATGGAGTGTCCAGCCTCGCCGGAATTTTCAGCGACTACCGGCAGGCGGCGCGCGAGACGCTGGAGCTCAGCGACTACACCAATGACCTGATCGATATGCGCCTTGCGGTGGACGAATATTTCAGAGCGCCAGGTTCATTCACGCCCGAGGAGATCGTCGCCAAGATCGAGGACGTCGGCACCATCGATGCGGATGGCTACGCCATGTTCGAGGGCGATGAGCTAGCCCTTGATGAGCTCGCCAAGCTTGTCGAGACGGCGACAGCTTACCGGCAGACCTTTGAAGGCATGGTCCAGAGCGGTGTCGGGACGGACACTCCCGCCTTCGAACAGCTCCGTCAGCAGGCCGCCAGTATGGCGCAGAACCTGCAGACCATGTTCAACCATGCAAAGGAGATGCAGAATACACTGGGCCCACAGGCGGTCTCACAGGTCCACGCCACTGAGCTCCTGGTCACCGTCATCGCAGTGCTGGGCGCCCTGGTCGGTATCGGGCTAGCCATCGCCACCGGTCGCTGGCTCTCCCGCTCCATCAGCGGCATGACGGAGCTCATGGGTGAACTCGCGCAGGGCAACTACGAGGTCGGGATCACCGGGGCTGACAAGCAGCACGAGCTGGGCCGCATGGCCCAGGCGCTTGAAGTCTTCCAGGAAAATGGCCGGGCCATGCAGCTCTCGGATGCCGAGAAGGCGCAGCGAGACGCCGCCGCAGCCGAGCGTGCCGAGACCATGCAGCGCTTCCAGGCAGCCTTTGACGGCGTCATCGATGCGGCCGTGCAGGGTGATTTCGGCAGCCGGATCAATGAGCGCTTCAACGACGACGATCTCGACCGGGTCGCCGGCAACCTCAACACCATGCTGGAGACCACCAATGCGGCTCTGGCCGAAGCCGGGCAGGTCCTTTCCGCCCTGGCGCGTACCGACCTCACCCAGAAGATGGAAGGGCAGTACCAGGGCGCCTTTGCCAGCCTCAGGGACGACACCAATGCCGTCAGCGACAAACTCACCGAGCTGGTGCTGAAGCTGCGCGGCACCTCGCGCTCGCTCAAGGTCGCCACCGGCGAAATCCTTTCAGGTGCCAATGATCTGGCGGAGCGCACAACCAGGCAGGCGGCGGCCATCGAAGAAACCTCGGCCGCCATGGAGCAGCTTGCCGGTACCGTCACCGAGAACGGCCAGCGGATCGACCAGGCGGCGGGCCGCACCCGGGCAGCCGCCAAGCTCGCCGATGAGGGTGGCAAGGTCATGGGCGAGGCCAACCAGGCCATGGAGCGGATCACCACCTCCTCGGCCAAGATCTCTAACATTATTGGGCTGATCGACGATATCGCCTTCCAGACCAATCTGCTGGCCCTCAACGCCTCGGTCGAGGCAGCACGCGCCGGCGAAGCTGGCAAGGGCTTCGCTGTCGTTGCGATCGAGGTCCGCCGCCTGGCGCAGTCGGCGGCCCAGGCGTCGGCAGACGTCAAGAAGCTGATCGAGGAAAGCGCCCATGAGGTAACGGGCGGCTCCAAGCTGGTGGCTCTGGCCGCCGACAAGCTCGGCGCCATTCTCACGGCCGTCCAGGAAAACAATGAGCTGATGATGGCCGTCGCCAGTGCGAGCTCGGAACAGACCTCGGCGATTGCCGAAGTCACGACGGCCGTGCGGCAGATGGATGAAATGACCCAGCACAACGCCGCGCTGGTGGAACAGACCAATGCTGCCATTGAACAGACCGAAGCACAGGCGGGTGAACTGGATGCGGCAGTTGCGGTGTTCCGCGTGCATGAAGCAGCCGCGCCAGCCACAGCCCCAGCGCCGAGCGTCCGCGCCTCTGCACCCACCGGCATCAAAGCGCTGCAGGAGAAAGTCAAAGGTGCTGCAAGGGCCTATCTGGCCCGTGGCAACGCCGCGCTGAAACAGGATGACTGGAGCGAGTTCTAA
- a CDS encoding ArsR/SmtB family transcription factor: MSTEDENDLIFRALSHRVRRRIIDLLKVEPLTTGTLCAQMPELDRCTVMQHLGVLEEVGLVVAERRGRERWNHLDALPIHAIHERWIGPYAAYAVSMLSRLRQQVEA; this comes from the coding sequence ATGTCAACCGAAGACGAAAACGACCTGATCTTCAGGGCGCTCAGCCACCGGGTGAGGCGCCGGATTATCGACCTGTTGAAAGTGGAGCCGCTGACGACCGGCACGCTCTGCGCGCAGATGCCAGAGCTGGACCGCTGCACCGTCATGCAGCATCTCGGCGTGCTCGAGGAGGTGGGCCTGGTGGTGGCGGAGCGGCGTGGCCGCGAGCGCTGGAACCATCTCGACGCCCTGCCGATCCATGCCATTCATGAGCGCTGGATCGGCCCCTATGCTGCCTATGCCGTCAGCATGCTGAGCCGCCTTAGGCAGCAGGTCGAAGCCTGA
- a CDS encoding SRPBCC family protein, with translation MTGRVVAIAQHDFGRLSADEVYQAWTDPALLTRWMAEHLKEQDPAAALARIEVSAAVGGRFFFADTREGSAAWGYYKALERPKHIVFSWFVSPEEEQEDNSDVTIEITPAGAGCAVTITHEMSDEWADYVDRTAAAWRSMLQAMDGSAAGSLSSGVTP, from the coding sequence GTGACTGGGCGCGTCGTAGCCATTGCGCAGCATGACTTCGGGAGACTGAGCGCCGATGAGGTATATCAGGCCTGGACCGATCCGGCCCTGCTGACGCGGTGGATGGCCGAGCACCTCAAAGAGCAGGATCCGGCAGCCGCGCTCGCGCGTATCGAGGTGAGTGCCGCCGTCGGCGGACGATTCTTCTTCGCCGATACTCGGGAAGGATCGGCAGCGTGGGGTTACTATAAGGCGCTCGAGCGTCCCAAGCATATTGTCTTCAGCTGGTTCGTCTCGCCCGAGGAAGAGCAGGAAGACAATTCGGACGTCACTATCGAAATCACTCCGGCCGGGGCGGGATGCGCCGTCACCATCACGCACGAAATGAGCGACGAGTGGGCCGATTACGTAGACCGCACGGCAGCAGCCTGGCGCTCCATGCTGCAGGCGATGGACGGTAGTGCTGCCGGATCGTTGTCGAGTGGAGTCACCCCTTAA
- a CDS encoding response regulator, with the protein MPEILVLLVEDEAMLTLVLEEALKEGGYKVQVAHDGVKAIAVLEADPHRFHALVTDIRMPGKLTGWDVAHRARELVPTIPVVYMSGDKAVEWSAHGVPNSVMLQKPFAVDQAVTAVSQLLNTIPPTDK; encoded by the coding sequence ATGCCCGAGATCCTCGTTCTGCTAGTTGAAGACGAGGCCATGCTGACGCTGGTCCTCGAGGAAGCCCTCAAGGAAGGCGGATACAAGGTCCAGGTCGCCCACGATGGCGTCAAGGCGATTGCCGTTCTGGAGGCCGATCCGCACCGCTTCCATGCCCTAGTCACGGATATCCGGATGCCGGGCAAGCTGACAGGATGGGACGTCGCTCACCGCGCGCGGGAGTTAGTGCCGACAATCCCCGTTGTTTACATGAGCGGTGACAAGGCAGTCGAATGGTCCGCGCACGGCGTGCCCAACAGCGTCATGCTGCAGAAACCCTTCGCCGTTGATCAGGCGGTCACCGCCGTTTCCCAGCTGTTGAACACCATTCCGCCGACGGACAAGTAG
- a CDS encoding bifunctional diguanylate cyclase/phosphodiesterase, whose amino-acid sequence MAEEHYRYSFELNPQFPFIADGNGSLLEISSRWRQLVGLTLQECLGSGWMRVLHPDDLEAVRKNWSDALKYGVRVDHEKRVRLVDGTYRWFRGRATARKAQDGSVIGWYGSTEDIHDRKLAEDALRKSEQRLRNLAESSPAVIWVSDTQGQTTFINRLWTDLTGQPNAEALGLGWLQPIHEEDRQRLHDVFSKAFRNREAFSAEYRLLTKSGCWKSMLDVAQPVYSVGGDFEGYIGSALDITSLRAAEMAQRSANSLVNAVLESTTDGVIVVDQNWRVEYVNKHAWELTGNKDELKPGADLWRLYPEQVGSEFHTAYQQAMAERQPRNAEGYIPVLSRWIRSQAYPTLDGLSIFFRDITEEKRAHDALTHLAHHDTLTGLPNREKLWLELASAVAETNEQGVSILLLDLDGFKEINDTRGHAVGDEVLRQVAGRLSPLCSAECHLARIGGDEFAFLQRSSSFETATALADTILSTIKSPISVEGSQVEIGASIGIALSDRDLDPTELMKRADIALYRGKADGRGVWRFFEQAMLEHLQHRQSLKEDLSKALENNQLQLHYQPLVDLASGHFAGCEALLRWMHPTRGMISPADFIPLAEETGQIVPIGRWVLHQACRDALAWPENTFVAVNLSPVQFRAEGLCDDVSDAIAAARLPPRRLQLEITESVLLQNTDHNLDLLTRLKGLGVGIALDDFGTGYSSLSYLRDFHFDKIKIDRSFVAEIGRGGHSEAIIRAVLGLASSLGLAVTAEGIELQSQADWLKEEGCRQGQGYLFGRPVPHDQFRID is encoded by the coding sequence GTGGCCGAGGAGCATTATCGCTATTCGTTCGAACTCAACCCACAGTTCCCCTTCATTGCGGACGGGAACGGATCACTCCTTGAGATTTCCTCACGGTGGCGTCAGCTGGTGGGGCTGACGCTACAAGAATGCCTTGGCTCAGGATGGATGCGCGTCCTACACCCGGACGACCTGGAGGCGGTCAGGAAGAATTGGTCAGATGCGCTCAAGTACGGGGTTCGTGTTGATCACGAGAAACGTGTCCGGTTGGTGGACGGCACTTATCGATGGTTTCGAGGTCGTGCGACAGCAAGGAAGGCACAAGATGGCAGTGTAATCGGGTGGTATGGCTCCACCGAGGACATTCACGACCGCAAGCTCGCCGAGGATGCACTCCGCAAGAGTGAACAGCGACTTAGAAATCTGGCGGAATCCTCGCCCGCTGTGATTTGGGTGAGTGATACTCAAGGACAGACCACCTTCATCAACAGGCTATGGACCGACCTGACAGGTCAGCCGAATGCTGAAGCCTTAGGGCTAGGCTGGCTGCAGCCCATCCATGAAGAGGATCGGCAAAGACTGCATGATGTCTTCAGCAAGGCTTTCCGAAACAGAGAAGCATTCTCAGCCGAATACCGGCTTTTGACCAAGAGCGGCTGTTGGAAGTCGATGTTGGATGTCGCTCAACCGGTATATTCCGTTGGTGGTGATTTCGAGGGCTATATCGGATCGGCCTTGGATATCACTTCCCTCCGCGCGGCCGAGATGGCTCAGAGATCGGCCAATTCCCTGGTGAACGCAGTACTTGAAAGCACGACCGATGGTGTCATCGTGGTCGATCAAAACTGGCGCGTCGAATACGTCAACAAGCACGCATGGGAGCTGACCGGCAACAAGGATGAACTCAAGCCTGGCGCCGATCTTTGGCGCCTCTACCCGGAACAAGTGGGTAGTGAGTTTCACACGGCCTATCAACAAGCAATGGCGGAACGGCAGCCGCGCAACGCCGAAGGATATATCCCCGTGCTGTCGAGGTGGATTAGGTCGCAGGCCTACCCTACCCTCGATGGTCTCTCAATCTTCTTTAGAGATATCACCGAGGAGAAGCGGGCCCACGACGCGCTGACCCATCTAGCACATCACGACACACTTACCGGCTTACCCAATCGGGAAAAACTTTGGCTCGAGCTAGCCTCAGCTGTCGCAGAGACGAACGAACAAGGTGTCTCCATCCTGCTTCTGGATCTCGATGGCTTCAAGGAGATCAACGACACCCGAGGGCATGCTGTTGGGGATGAAGTGCTCCGCCAAGTCGCGGGTCGACTCTCGCCTCTGTGTTCAGCGGAATGCCACCTGGCTCGGATTGGAGGCGACGAATTCGCATTTCTCCAGAGATCGAGCAGTTTCGAGACGGCGACCGCTCTGGCGGACACGATCCTCTCAACGATAAAATCGCCCATCAGCGTCGAGGGAAGCCAAGTTGAGATCGGGGCCAGCATCGGCATCGCTTTGAGCGACAGGGATCTTGATCCCACGGAGCTCATGAAGAGAGCTGACATTGCCCTTTACCGAGGCAAGGCGGACGGGCGAGGCGTCTGGCGGTTCTTCGAGCAAGCCATGCTTGAACACCTTCAACATCGTCAGTCCTTGAAGGAAGACCTGTCGAAGGCACTGGAGAACAACCAACTTCAGCTACACTATCAGCCCCTGGTAGACCTAGCATCCGGACACTTCGCAGGATGTGAGGCGCTCCTTCGCTGGATGCACCCCACGCGAGGGATGATCTCCCCCGCCGACTTCATCCCCCTGGCCGAAGAGACCGGACAGATTGTACCAATTGGGCGGTGGGTTCTCCATCAAGCCTGCCGGGATGCCTTGGCATGGCCAGAAAACACTTTTGTGGCCGTGAACCTCTCGCCTGTTCAGTTCCGGGCGGAAGGCCTGTGCGATGATGTCTCGGATGCAATAGCGGCTGCCCGCCTGCCCCCCCGCCGACTACAACTCGAGATCACGGAGTCCGTGTTACTGCAGAATACCGACCACAATCTTGACCTGCTTACCAGGCTCAAGGGGCTGGGCGTGGGCATCGCCCTCGACGATTTCGGCACGGGTTATTCCTCGCTGAGCTATCTTCGCGACTTTCACTTCGACAAGATAAAGATCGACCGCTCCTTCGTGGCTGAGATTGGACGCGGTGGACACTCAGAGGCAATCATAAGAGCTGTCCTAGGACTGGCCAGCAGCCTCGGACTCGCTGTCACTGCCGAAGGAATTGAGCTGCAGAGCCAAGCCGATTGGCTGAAAGAAGAAGGCTGCCGGCAGGGGCAAGGCTATCTGTTTGGCAGACCAGTCCCACACGACCAGTTCCGCATCGATTGA
- a CDS encoding SRPBCC family protein, with protein MAYEFRVSGRIAKPVRDVFEAVVEPKQLSGYFTTGGAQGRLETGATVTWDFHDFPGAFPVQVIEVEQDKKIVLRWGAADGPDDGRQYETTVTMTFEALDDGRTLVAIAEEGFRDGPAGQKAAFGNCEGWTGMLCALKVFVEHGINLRAGFYK; from the coding sequence GTGGCGTACGAATTCAGGGTCAGCGGGCGCATCGCCAAGCCAGTCCGCGACGTATTCGAGGCTGTGGTCGAGCCAAAGCAACTTTCAGGGTATTTCACGACCGGAGGCGCCCAGGGCCGGCTCGAAACCGGGGCGACGGTAACCTGGGACTTCCATGATTTTCCCGGAGCCTTTCCCGTCCAAGTGATCGAGGTGGAGCAGGACAAGAAGATCGTTCTGCGCTGGGGCGCCGCGGACGGACCCGACGACGGGAGGCAATACGAAACCACGGTGACCATGACCTTTGAGGCGCTCGATGACGGCCGCACCCTGGTCGCTATCGCCGAAGAAGGTTTTCGCGACGGACCGGCGGGGCAAAAGGCAGCCTTTGGCAATTGCGAGGGCTGGACCGGGATGCTGTGCGCGCTAAAGGTCTTTGTGGAGCACGGCATCAACCTGCGGGCAGGGTTCTACAAGTGA
- a CDS encoding response regulator — MESRDPTVLVVEDEYLLAMTLEEGLQDAGYAVVLASTGDAAIKLLETEPYRFIGLITDIRMPGSANGWEVARHARELRAGIPVVYASGEGALDWHRFGVTDSIMLSKPFEVDRAVECLELLVQAQWQHAGRSAGGNDRSPGH, encoded by the coding sequence ATGGAAAGCAGAGACCCCACAGTCTTGGTGGTCGAGGACGAGTACTTGCTCGCCATGACCCTTGAGGAAGGCCTGCAAGATGCAGGCTATGCGGTCGTGCTCGCCTCAACGGGAGATGCGGCCATCAAGCTCCTCGAAACGGAGCCATACCGGTTCATCGGTCTGATCACCGACATCAGGATGCCTGGCAGTGCTAACGGCTGGGAAGTAGCCCGGCACGCCCGCGAGCTACGCGCAGGAATCCCCGTGGTCTATGCCAGCGGTGAGGGCGCACTGGACTGGCACCGTTTCGGCGTCACCGACAGCATCATGCTGTCGAAGCCCTTTGAGGTCGACAGAGCCGTCGAGTGCCTGGAGCTGCTTGTGCAGGCGCAATGGCAACATGCCGGCCGGAGTGCTGGCGGGAACGACAGGTCTCCCGGGCATTGA
- a CDS encoding GGDEF domain-containing protein: protein MAEETSNDEVERLLSGRTRDIRLAGPLAKRFRDRSFKQTAKIIRSWMLWVILLDALAMGTNILLLPAGAAYPMLFPSLIIPPAALFVYWVWRRQRSDLFLNGSLVLGMTAILLSVCLMGAAAGAEFYERYLSIMLFVSVAGIIIFNVPAITTQAIAAVALGLYLAFQLGNPEVSTSSAVSAFLFFASGVAATVVARRTMTILAHRTFLLELRDAHRVDELARANERLDILSRTDALTKLPNRRDLERMLDTLRFPDALSGGIAMLMCDIDCFKALNDERGHAVGDRCLAEVARIIRESMPANSHYVARYGGEEFLVILTGDNSRKALELSEAIRSKVEAERLQNPRSSVGPWVTLSIGVAVSGVTAAQSPEGLMRAADLALYAAKKSGRNRVAEAHSSFGSDLNNVA from the coding sequence ATGGCTGAAGAAACATCGAACGACGAGGTTGAGCGGCTACTTTCGGGAAGAACCCGAGATATTCGGCTTGCCGGTCCGCTGGCCAAACGCTTTCGGGACCGCTCCTTCAAGCAGACTGCCAAAATTATTCGATCCTGGATGTTGTGGGTCATCCTGCTCGACGCGCTGGCCATGGGAACGAACATCTTGCTGCTCCCTGCTGGGGCAGCATACCCCATGCTTTTCCCCTCGCTCATTATCCCTCCTGCAGCCTTATTCGTCTATTGGGTCTGGCGCCGCCAGCGCTCAGACCTGTTCTTAAATGGCAGCTTAGTGTTGGGGATGACAGCCATATTGCTGTCAGTTTGCCTGATGGGGGCGGCAGCGGGAGCAGAATTCTACGAGCGCTACCTTAGCATCATGCTGTTCGTGTCCGTGGCCGGCATCATCATTTTCAATGTCCCTGCCATTACCACCCAGGCGATTGCCGCCGTCGCTCTCGGACTTTACCTGGCGTTTCAGCTGGGCAATCCGGAAGTGAGCACGTCCAGCGCTGTGTCAGCCTTCTTGTTCTTCGCAAGCGGGGTAGCCGCGACCGTCGTCGCCCGGCGGACGATGACCATCCTGGCACATCGTACCTTTCTTCTGGAGTTGCGAGATGCCCATCGTGTTGACGAACTTGCTCGCGCCAACGAGCGGCTGGACATTCTCTCGAGGACCGACGCGCTTACCAAACTGCCCAATAGACGCGATCTTGAGAGAATGTTGGACACGCTACGATTCCCAGATGCACTGAGTGGCGGCATTGCCATGCTGATGTGTGACATCGACTGCTTTAAAGCGCTGAATGACGAACGCGGGCACGCAGTCGGCGATAGGTGTCTGGCGGAGGTTGCGCGGATCATACGAGAGTCAATGCCAGCAAACTCACATTACGTGGCCCGCTATGGTGGCGAAGAGTTCCTCGTGATCCTGACCGGAGACAATTCCAGAAAGGCACTGGAGCTGTCGGAGGCAATCAGGTCCAAAGTTGAGGCGGAGCGCTTGCAAAACCCAAGGTCTTCTGTTGGTCCATGGGTCACCCTGAGCATTGGTGTGGCAGTCTCAGGAGTGACCGCGGCGCAATCGCCAGAAGGGCTAATGCGTGCCGCTGATCTGGCACTGTATGCCGCCAAGAAAAGTGGGCGTAACAGGGTTGCCGAGGCCCATTCGAGCTTCGGTAGTGATCTAAATAACGTGGCCTAG
- a CDS encoding LysR family transcriptional regulator — translation MEEHFGSSLVERVGDKVRLSEAGERAADVAERMEQELAALERGISGHDDRLSGRDELTTVDLLAQRYMPSFAEFKERYPGVEFLISTDVDVKSLSRREAQIALRLTNAPEDYLYGRVLERLEFHAYAANKFKPGVQLSCLPWLDYSSHPCASRAEDWMRRNAGGALASTFVGTPLMMLRAVQQGMGAGMLPAVIGEQEAGLRRLSDEPAFSLDVWLLAPRELRRTARVRALFECLIRL, via the coding sequence ATGGAGGAGCACTTTGGCTCGAGTTTGGTGGAACGGGTTGGTGACAAAGTTCGCCTGAGTGAGGCGGGAGAGCGAGCTGCCGACGTGGCAGAACGGATGGAGCAGGAGCTTGCTGCGCTGGAAAGAGGGATTTCTGGTCACGATGACCGTCTCTCCGGACGCGATGAGCTAACCACCGTTGACCTGCTGGCGCAGCGCTACATGCCAAGTTTCGCTGAATTCAAGGAGCGCTACCCGGGAGTGGAATTCCTGATCTCCACTGATGTGGACGTGAAAAGTCTGTCCCGCAGGGAGGCTCAGATTGCTCTGAGGCTCACCAACGCGCCCGAAGACTACCTCTACGGGAGAGTCCTGGAGCGGCTCGAGTTTCACGCCTATGCTGCAAATAAATTCAAGCCAGGCGTTCAGCTCTCATGTCTACCTTGGCTCGACTACTCCAGTCACCCCTGCGCGTCTCGTGCCGAAGACTGGATGCGCCGGAATGCTGGTGGAGCGTTAGCCTCCACGTTTGTTGGCACCCCATTGATGATGCTGCGTGCCGTTCAGCAGGGAATGGGAGCGGGCATGCTGCCAGCGGTAATCGGCGAGCAAGAGGCTGGTCTCCGTAGGCTCTCCGATGAACCGGCTTTCTCTCTCGATGTGTGGCTCCTCGCCCCCAGGGAACTCAGGCGAACAGCACGGGTAAGAGCATTGTTCGAGTGCTTGATTCGACTCTAA
- a CDS encoding cold-shock protein, protein MATKGIVKFFNTTKGFGFISPEGGGKDAFVHISAVQRSGLESLYENDKIEYELEKGRDGKESATNLKLLD, encoded by the coding sequence ATGGCTACAAAGGGTATCGTAAAGTTCTTCAACACCACCAAAGGGTTCGGCTTCATCTCCCCTGAGGGTGGTGGTAAGGACGCGTTTGTTCACATCTCCGCTGTTCAGCGTTCCGGGCTAGAAAGCCTTTATGAGAACGACAAGATCGAATACGAGCTGGAAAAAGGCCGCGACGGGAAGGAGTCAGCGACCAATCTAAAGCTGCTTGACTGA